The following DNA comes from Gemmatimonadaceae bacterium.
TGTCGCGCTCGGCGCGACATTGGCGACGGTCACCGTTTGCATCGTCGTGCGCTCCCAGCCGTATGCATCCGTGACCGTGAGCGATGCCGTGAACGGACCGTTATCGGCGAACGTCTTCGTCACGACTTTGCCGCTCGCGACGCTCCCGTCACTGAAGTGCCAGGAGTACGAGAGCGCTTCGGTGCGCTCCATGTCGGTGCGACCTAGGTCGGGATCGGTGGTCGCCGACGCATCGAACGTGAGGGGGCTGCCTTCGTTCGCGACGCCCGTCATCGCGAATGATGGCACCGGCGCGTGATCGCCGGCTTCGAGCGCGAACTGGAAATTCGCCGGCAGCGCCGAGAGGAAGTTGAAGCCCGTCGCCGCTTCGATGCTGTGCACCGTCGTGACGTAGTTCTTCCAGTCGTTCAGGTCCGGTTGCGTGAGGTTCGCGATCGTGTGCGTGTTCGGCATGTTCACCGCGACGACGGACACACCCGCGAGATCATCCCAGGTCTGGATGCTCGAGAGCGTGAACGGCACGCCGTTCATCGGGCCGACGAGCGCGACTTTCCACGTGCTGTCGGGAATCGCGACCTTGCCTGAATCGCGAAGGAAGGCGAGGCCATGCGTGCGGCTATAGAGTGGACCGGTGATGATGTACACCGCGCGCCCCGCATCCGCCGAGTCGCCAAGGATGTTCTCGAAGTGTGCCCAGGTGGCTTCGTTCAACTCCGCTGTCTGTGGCACGACGTTCGAAAGAATGAACGTCTCGGCGTTGTCGATCTGCGCCGCCGTGCGATCGGCCGAGCGCGTCATGTGGCCGCGATCGTAGCCGCCGCCGGTGTAGTCGGTGGTGAAGATCTGTTTGTTCGCCGGCAGCAACGGCTCAGCCGTGAAGCAGTTGCAGCGATCGACCGAGCCGGGACGCTGACGGTGATCGAGCTCGTACGACACCCAGTTCGGCGTACCGTGCGAGGTGTTGTACGACAACACGTACTGCGAGCGCTGAATGAGAAAGTCGTTCGGGTTACCGGCGCTCGCAGGCGTCGGATCACCGAATTCGTCGTTTTTCGCGTAGATGCTCGGCGACGCGGCGGTGCCGACTTCGATCGGTATCGACGTCGAGGTTCCTGTGGTAAAGACGTATGGCGTACCGCCGCCGACCGGTGTCGCCGTGATCTTGAGGCGCGGTCGGGTGCCTGGCACTGTCGGCGCCGCGACGCCCTGAACCACCGGTCCGCTCCCCGTGGCGATGCCGGTGGCAATCACGGGATCGTCGATCGTAGTGACGACGAACGTCGCGGGGATGATCGTGCCGCCGCTTTGTTCTCGCGCGGTGAGGAAGATCTGCGCCTGGAAGCCAGCCGGCATGCTGTCGGCGGAGTAGCTGACGTCGAGCCAGTTGATGCCGCCGGGGTTGTTCACGGCGACGTCGAGTGTGCCTGTCTTAGACACGCCCGCGACGGTTGCCGCCGCGCTGATGGTGGCCGGCGTGCCGCCCGCAGTGACGCCGGTGACGAGACCCGTCGCGTTGACGGTGGCGATCGACGCGTCATTCGTCGTCCACGTGAACGTCGTCGGCGCAATGACGTCGCCGTTGACGTCGAACGCCTTTGCGGAGAGTTGCGTCGTCGAGCCGGCGAGCACTGAGCCGTTGCCCGACACCGTGACGTGATCGAACGCGCCGACGGCACACGTCTGACGTGAGCTCGTGCTGTTGCGCGGGCTCACGGGAACGATCGTGAAGTCTGCCGCCGGGTTCTGCGTGTTGAGACAGCCACCGTTCAGACGCATGGCGGACGTCGAGTTCGAGACGTTCGGCGTCGCATTCGCGCAGGTGGATCCGCTGCCGTAGGGCACGAAGTCGACCACCAGCACGCCGGAGGGGCATGCCGTGTTCATCGGCGTCGTTGTCTGCGAGAGAACGACTTTGCCGTTCGTGCCGCTCATCGAAAGGGTGGTGCCGGTGCCCGCGATGATGTCGGGCGTCGGAAGATCGGCGGCGGTGGTGCTGTTGCCGGCGGCTTCCTGCACGAGGTAGTAGGTGCGCGGCGGAATCACACCGGTGAGCGGCGTGGTGGACCACGACGCGTTCCCGGACGAGGAGTACTGGACGCTCCATCCGGTCACGTCGATCGGAGCGCTCGTCGTGTTGAACAGCTCGATGAAATCATTCTTGTACGGCGCGCCGGTGTTGCCACCGCCGCCGTAGATCTGACTGATCACCACGGTGTTCGAGCGGTCCTGCGCCGCGGTGACCGTGAGGTCGATCGTGTTGCTGTGAATCGCGCCGACGGACGCGCTGATCGTCGCCGTGCCGGCGGTGAGCGCGCTGACCGTGTTTGACGCACCCGTCGTTGTGGCGAAGTTGGCGACGGTGTTGTTCGTGGACGCCCACGTGATGCTGGCCTGCGCCGTCACGTCCTGCGTTCCATTGAACGCGTGCGCCGTCACAGGCGACGATGAACCGGAGAGCATCGCCGTCGAACCGTTGAGCGTGATCGTCACGCTCGTGACTGTCGGGCCGGAGCCGCCGCACGTGACATGCGTGCTCGCTGAGTTGCGCGGATTGGGCGCGAGCGCGGTGAAGTCTGCGGATGGCGACCCGGTATAGGTGCAACCATTCCCGCCTCGCACCGCCGCGGTCGTGTTCGAGAGCCCCGCGGTGTTGAACGGCGCTGAGCAGAGGGTCGAACCGAACCCGACGACGTCGATGACATCGGCGACATCAGTCGGACACGTCTGCGCCGTGGTCAGCAGCGTCGTGCTCTGACGCAACACGACTCGGCCCGCGGTTGCGCTCATCTGAATGGGGCCACTGGCGTCCGGCGTCAGCGAAGTCGTTCCGCCGGCACCCTGTGATTCTTGCACGAGGTAGTAGCCGCCGGCGGGAATGGTGCCCGTCAGATTCGTCGCCTGCCACGCTTGCGTGGTGCTGGTCGCGGAGTTGTACTGCACGCTCCATCCGGTGACGACGACGTCGCTCGTTCCCGGATTGAACAACTCGATGAAGTCGTTCTTGATCGTCGCCCCGCTGTTGCCGCCGCCGCCATAGACCTGGCTGATGACGATTGGTCCCGCGGTCGCCGTGACGTTACGACTGGCACCGTTCGACGGGCTGAACACCGACCGAGGTTGCGTGGGCGAGTCGGTGCACGAGAGAATGGCGAGCCCGAGCACAGCCGTGAACACACTGCGTGCGTGATGAGAGCGCATCGAATTGGGCGGTGGGATGGGAGTGACTCGCGGAGAGAGTCGCGAGCGGGGAGCCGCGGCGCCGATCGTGCCCGGCATCGGGAGCATTCGTGCGGCGCGGAAGTATAATGATTTACACGCGCGTCGGCGCGGTTTCCGCACCGGCGCGCTATTGTTTTCGTAACGAATCGCCCAATATGCGCCGACATCTCACATTCCTGATTGCCGCGCTCGCCTCGAGCGCGCCCCTGGCCGCGCAGCGCTCTTCGAGCCCGTCCAAGACGACCGCTACGGCGGCAACCGCGCCCGCGCTCAGCACACCGCTTCCGACGGATCCAAGGGTCCGCATTGGGACGCTGCCGAACGGGCTTCGCTACTACATCCGTCAGAACAAGAAGCCGGAAAAGCGCGCCGAGCTGCGGCTCGTCGTCAATGCCGGCTCGATTCTCGAGAACGAGAATCAGCTCGGCCTCGCGCATTTCGCGGAGCACACCGCCTTCAACGGCACCACGCATTTCGCGAAGAACGATCTGATCAAGTATCTGCAGTCGATCGGCGTGCGATTCGGTGCGGATTTGAACGCATCAACAGGATTTGATGAGACGGTGTACATCCTGCCAATCCCCACCGACACGGCACGCATCGTCGAGCAGGCGTTCACGATTCTCGAAGATTGGGCGCACGGGCAGACGTTCGATTCGACGGAAGTCGCGAACGAGCGCGGCGTCGTGCGCGAAGAATGGCGCCTGGGCAAGGGCGCCGGCGACCGCATGCTGCATCAGTGGCTGCCGATCGTGCTCAAGGGCTCGAAGTACGCCGATCGCCTGCCGATCGGCAACGAAGCGAGCATCATGAGCGCGACCCCGGCACGCCTCCGTTCGTTTTACAACGCATGGTATCGCCCCGACCTCGAAGCGGTGATCGCGGTCGGTGACTTCGATCCCGCCGTGATCGAAGCGCAGATCAAAAAGCACTTCGGCGGAATTCCCAAGCCGGTGAACGCGCCGAAGCGCATCTCGCCGTCGGTTCCCGGAAATACCGAGCCGCTGATCGCGATCGCGTCCGACAAGGAAGCCACGGGATCGGACGTCGATCTCATCTTCAAGATGCCGGTCGAAAAGACGAAGACCGTCGGCGACTACCGCCGCGATCTGATGGAACGGTTGTACATGTCGATGTTCAACAACCGCCTCGACGAGCTCGCGCAAAAGCCGAACGCGCCGTTCCTCGACGCCGGCGTATCGAAGGGCAATTTCATCGGCCGCTCGACGGACGCATTCACGCTCGCCGCGAGCGTGAAAGACGGAGCGATTCCGCAGGGACTCGAGGCGCTGCTGACCGAGGCGAAGCAGGTCGACGAATTCGGCTTCCTCCAGTCGGAGCTCGATCGCGCCAAAGAGAATCTCGTTCGCGGCTACGAACGCGCCTACGCCGAACGCGACAAGACACAATCCGCCGCGTTCGTGCAGGAGCTCGTGAGCAATTACCTCGAACAGGAACCGATTCCCGGCATCGAGTACGAGTACAAGCTCGTGCAGGAGCTCGTGCCGACGATCTCGCTCGCCGACGTGAACAAGCTCGCGAGCAAATGGATCAGCGACTCGAACCGCGTGATTCTCGCCGAGTCGCCGGTGAAGGACAGTGTGAAGATTCCGACGCGCGCGGACCTGCTCGCGGTCTTCGATCGTGCGTCGAAGACGAAGGTGACGGCGTACACGGAAACTCTGTCCAACGAAGCGCTCGTCGCGAAACCGCCCGTGCCGGGCACGATCGTTTCACGCCGCCAATTGCCCGCGGTCGGCATCACGGAAT
Coding sequences within:
- a CDS encoding DNA/RNA non-specific endonuclease; this encodes MRSHHARSVFTAVLGLAILSCTDSPTQPRSVFSPSNGASRNVTATAGPIVISQVYGGGGNSGATIKNDFIELFNPGTSDVVVTGWSVQYNSATSTTQAWQATNLTGTIPAGGYYLVQESQGAGGTTSLTPDASGPIQMSATAGRVVLRQSTTLLTTAQTCPTDVADVIDVVGFGSTLCSAPFNTAGLSNTTAAVRGGNGCTYTGSPSADFTALAPNPRNSASTHVTCGGSGPTVTSVTITLNGSTAMLSGSSSPVTAHAFNGTQDVTAQASITWASTNNTVANFATTTGASNTVSALTAGTATISASVGAIHSNTIDLTVTAAQDRSNTVVISQIYGGGGNTGAPYKNDFIELFNTTSAPIDVTGWSVQYSSSGNASWSTTPLTGVIPPRTYYLVQEAAGNSTTAADLPTPDIIAGTGTTLSMSGTNGKVVLSQTTTPMNTACPSGVLVVDFVPYGSGSTCANATPNVSNSTSAMRLNGGCLNTQNPAADFTIVPVSPRNSTSSRQTCAVGAFDHVTVSGNGSVLAGSTTQLSAKAFDVNGDVIAPTTFTWTTNDASIATVNATGLVTGVTAGGTPATISAAATVAGVSKTGTLDVAVNNPGGINWLDVSYSADSMPAGFQAQIFLTAREQSGGTIIPATFVVTTIDDPVIATGIATGSGPVVQGVAAPTVPGTRPRLKITATPVGGGTPYVFTTGTSTSIPIEVGTAASPSIYAKNDEFGDPTPASAGNPNDFLIQRSQYVLSYNTSHGTPNWVSYELDHRQRPGSVDRCNCFTAEPLLPANKQIFTTDYTGGGYDRGHMTRSADRTAAQIDNAETFILSNVVPQTAELNEATWAHFENILGDSADAGRAVYIITGPLYSRTHGLAFLRDSGKVAIPDSTWKVALVGPMNGVPFTLSSIQTWDDLAGVSVVAVNMPNTHTIANLTQPDLNDWKNYVTTVHSIEAATGFNFLSALPANFQFALEAGDHAPVPSFAMTGVANEGSPLTFDASATTDPDLGRTDMERTEALSYSWHFSDGSVASGKVVTKTFADNGPFTASLTVTDAYGWERTTMQTVTVANVAPSATFIMPSPAPVLEGAMFTLSMTGATDASMVDAAALTFAFDCGTGTYGAATSSASVNCVVQDNGASTVRAKVIDKDGAFTEYTGSFTTTNVAPTATFAVPNAPAEGSPFTIALNNAADPSPVDAAHLSFAFDCGKGYGTASANASASCIVDDNGDAIVHGKVMDKDGGVTEYAATVHVVNAPPTAVFTAPATVNEGAAIALSVGNVTDPSTADAEAGFTFAFDCGTGFGAASSNASTTCSTTDNGPRTVRAQVTDKDGGSTIYTATVQVLNVAPTVTFTTLTGATTLTVQSGDPVAATGTFTDPGPDSPWHASVNWGDGTSNQPIPSSFTVSGAKMLAGTTYMTAGSYASVLSVTDKDGGIGTATINVTVTRRNIRGEAIPDKIKLDDRGNDNVDIVLYSDVIAHMSDIDAASVRIGTVGLATNGDGSLHYNVEGNSGKVKLTFDRQALIGAGLITSTTTTLDVMANLGSGLQLVSHVPVSTK
- a CDS encoding insulinase family protein, with protein sequence MRRHLTFLIAALASSAPLAAQRSSSPSKTTATAATAPALSTPLPTDPRVRIGTLPNGLRYYIRQNKKPEKRAELRLVVNAGSILENENQLGLAHFAEHTAFNGTTHFAKNDLIKYLQSIGVRFGADLNASTGFDETVYILPIPTDTARIVEQAFTILEDWAHGQTFDSTEVANERGVVREEWRLGKGAGDRMLHQWLPIVLKGSKYADRLPIGNEASIMSATPARLRSFYNAWYRPDLEAVIAVGDFDPAVIEAQIKKHFGGIPKPVNAPKRISPSVPGNTEPLIAIASDKEATGSDVDLIFKMPVEKTKTVGDYRRDLMERLYMSMFNNRLDELAQKPNAPFLDAGVSKGNFIGRSTDAFTLAASVKDGAIPQGLEALLTEAKQVDEFGFLQSELDRAKENLVRGYERAYAERDKTQSAAFVQELVSNYLEQEPIPGIEYEYKLVQELVPTISLADVNKLASKWISDSNRVILAESPVKDSVKIPTRADLLAVFDRASKTKVTAYTETLSNEALVAKPPVPGTIVSRRQLPAVGITEWTLSNGARVLVKPTDFKADEVLMGAYSVGGTSLAPDSTYMSAELASNIVALSGLGNFSRVDLQKKLAGKVATAGAAISETSEGLSGRASPKDLETMFQLMYLDFTAPRLDLAAYQAFKNQVTPFLENRGSDPDQVFADTVSWTMASHSYRDRPITKATFAEVDPQKALAFYKDRFADASDFTFVFVGNVDTTALEPLVERYVASLPSIGRKESFRDVGGGPPKGVVEKVVRKGVEPKANTVFHFTGTCDYNPKSRLELRALMELFQIKLNETLREQLGGTYSPSAGGGCTRVPQPRYDIQIQFNSSPENVDKLTKSVLALIDSLKSAPPSQADVNKVKEAFVRSREVDLKQNAYWLGNIMAWQQAGEDLSLLLAPYDQMIRDITPATIQNAARKYFDTSNYARFVLLPENGKTTP